GATTTTAGTGTCCCTATCGAAACCCTTTTGGATTAGTTGTGTGACATTAGCCGTGGAATCATAAAAAGTAACAGCAAAATGTAGGAAAATTATAAAAGAAATCATAAAAAATAACAGCAAAATGTTTAGATAGCTAAATTGAAGAACAAGGGAAGTTAGAAATAAAGAAGTTAAGATGTGCTGAAATATAATAGTTGGACTGTTGGAGATGATAATGATAGATAATGAATAGTCCACATTCCACACGGTTTATGGACTAGACCACAACAGTGAAGGCGGGTCACCTTCAATCAACACTATCACAGCTACAGATGAACTGAGTTGCTCAGATCAAGGCCTGTTCAATTTACACTACCAAACAGAAAACTCAAAAAATGATTATAGAATATTTAGATAAATTTGCCCATGCATGCACCCTGTGGACATTATCAGAAATGCCTTCAATTCAATTACAATTTATCTGGGATATAATTCAGTATTTGAGACTTCATTTACAGACGGCCCTGGTAGCAATTTGGTGTTGGTAGATGTGCCTGATTCTGGTTGATCTATAGGCAAGTTTTGTGTTCTGCTACGACCAAAATATGCAGGAGGGTTTGGGACAGGCAGCGTTACAGAGTAGCTATTCAGCATGAGAACAACTGAAGCCATGGTCGGCCTTTGCTCAATTTCGTCTTGAACGCATAGCAATGCCACATGGATGCTCTTAATAACTTCATTTCTTGCATATGAATCTCCCATTGTTGGATCCATCAATGCTAATGGCGTTCCATCCCTCCATTGTCTCCATGCCTGCAACATGATGTATTGCAAGTAATGATATTGGAACTAAGTTTTCTGCAAAATTGTGTATgagagctctctctctctctctctctctctctctctctctcgggaTGAGAATGCCAagaaaatgagatttttatTCTGCACTTACATAGCTTAGAAGGTCATCTCCTCCATGAGTTTGGTAGAACTGATTGTTCTTCTTGCCACTTACAATTTCTAGAACCAAAACTCCAAAACTGAACACATCTGACTTTACAGAGAACAAGCCGTGCAATGCATATTCAGGAGCCATGTAACCACTGCAAATTAGGATCATTCAATGGTTAAGAATCTTAAAGATTGATGGTGAGAAAATGCATGGAACATAATTAAACACTAGAGGCTCAAAGGTAATGAGATGATTACATAATTAATTACGTAAACATGGAGTATGACAAGATAAGGGTGCAAGAACTTACAATGTCCCTGCAATTCTACTTGTATTTCCTTCAGATTGATCAACTTCAAAAAGCCTTGCCATGCCAAAATCAGCAATTTTTGGGTTCATATTTCCATCTAATAACACGTTACTGGCTTTAAGATCGCGATGTATAATCCGAAGTCGAGAATCTTCATGAAGATAAAGGAGTCCTCTTGCTATTCCTCCTATAATCTTGTATCGTCTTAACCAGTCCAACAATTGTTGCTTTTTTGAGTCTATGCAATCATCAAACATGATAAGTCTTGTTAGTTTCTTTAactgaaaaaaatttaattttcgcAAAAGACTTGGCAATAAATTCCTAAGTAAATCAAGAGTACTTGACTTGAAACTAACCAAAGAGAAAGTAGTCAAGGCTTTTATTGGTAATAAATTCATAGATGAGTATCCTTTCTTCTCCTTCCAAGCAGAAACCCAACAGTCGGACCAGATTTCTGTGTTGAAGCCTAGCAACCAGGGCAATTTCGTTTTTAAATTCTTCTGTTCCTTGAGCTGAGCTTCTTGATAGCCTTTTCACAGCTATCTCTTGTCCATTAGGAAGTGTACCCTGATTGcaaattaacaaaataaaaacaaactTTGATTCAACAAAGATCGCATTCATATATTTTCAGCACACAGGGAAATGGCTTAAACTTATTGTACCTTGTATACAGGACCAAATCCACCTTCACCAACTCTGTTTCCAATGGCAAAGTTGTTTGTGGCAGCTTGAATTTCACTGAGTTTATATTGTAACGATTCTATGGTTAAGATTTCAGTTGCCCCTGCAGCAAAAATAGTACAAACTTAGTGAATTTAAACGAATCGACCCTTTAAGAATGATAAATGTGTCCTTGCAATTTACCAGTTGTTTCGCTAATGGCATCATGTGTCTTCTTGGATCTCCTTGCAATGCAGAAGCCCATAATGAATAGAACAATAATAGAGATTGGCACCACGATTGCAACAACTGTTCGTGTTGAGATTCCGCCTCCCCCTGAATAAATAGATAAAAAGTTCTTTAGCGCAAAACTCTACTTCTAGACTAATGTAGGTAAGGATCTAAAAACTGAAATATTCAGATTCATTTATTCCTTTAAATTCTTCAACAAATAAAACAATTTGAATTTCAATACCGGATTTGGTCAAAATAACCGATCAATGGAGCTTTTTGTGGTTTCAtatttatatcttttttttttgggcattcTATTCTTAGTTGGCACCAAAAGGATTCTactcttcaatttctttcatcaccttcgttttttttttaataaataaacgagtctgccaaaaaaaaaaaaaaaaaggattcaGGATTTCCACTTCCAGTGCCTCATTAAGCAAGCAATTGGCTGCAAAATAATTAGGGATAATAtcataaacctcccctgaggtttctttTAATAACACCTGGCACCcctaaggttttaaaaatatcacttacctttCTTACCTTCgttatttgtgtaacaaaatttttaaaaattctaaACTACCCTTTCACtttctaaataaaaatatttctaaactACTTTGTTCACTTCAAGAAAACCATCACCTCAAAAATAATCTTTTGTAGTACTACCACATCATAATGTTATAccccataaaaatataaatttaaaaaataaaaaagatatttgaAAAGATATACACTTGCATCAATTTAACTCCATATGCTCAAAACGATTTcttatgaatttatattttttttcaatatctTCTCAACTCTTGATCAAACCATTAAATTGTACCAATTATTATAAAAATCAGTTCAAACTAAGCAAATAAACATATCCCAGTTcatcacaatcacaaaaagtaaaagataaacaaaattcaatttattataatttacaaataaaatattgcaTAGTCAACCACAAAATGAGTAAGAGATAATAATGGTGCAAAGGTAAAAGGAAAAGAGTGactatttttgtttctttgtttttaatttttcagCTCCATTTATTTGATGTGTTGTGAATTATCTGTCAAATAAGGGTTAATATAATCTCTTTACAATTATtaggggaggtaagtgatatttctAACACCTTAGGCATGCCAAGTaatattaagagaaacctcaagggaggtttctgatattatcccaaaaaaataaTGAGATCTATACAAGCCAGAGTGGCAGACTAGAACATGATCAGTATAGTTGTTGACTACCAGGTGGGGCTCAATTCAATAGCTACAAGTGTGAAAGACTTGAATTACTAACTAATCCGTAAATTCATGCCAATTTAGTAAGAACTGGAACTTACCTTCACTACTTGGAGAATTGGAAGGAGAAGGTGGAGAAGGTGGAGAAGGTGGAGGAGGAGGACCAGGATTCCGTGCAGGCTCGGGTGCCGGGCTTGAAGAATTGTAAAAACTGTAGAGTTCATACCTAATAAAACAGCTAGGAAATATAACATTACAGCCCGGACTACTAGCACAGTATGTGGGTATATAAGCAATGGCATCTCTAAGGCAATTCTCGCAGTCAAGACTGGTAAGATCTGGAGTACACTGTCCAAGGGCATGTATATCTTTCTGAAATGGGGCATAACTAGCTTCTTTGACAGCAAATTTCTTTCCTGAAGGATCATTTGCATTTGCAGCACGACTTGCTATGTCAATCATCGCATCATTCAGGACCCGGTTGAACTGGTCTGGATCAGTGGCATTCGCTACAATCAAAGTAATGAAGGGGACACCCTCAGTGACCCTGGAGAATATGGACTCATTCGAATAACGCAACAAGCACAGGCCATAAGCAGTAAATGCAGTCGTCTGATTCCAGCACTTCTTCAGAATTTCCCCACTGGCATTTGCTACACATTGTCCACAAGCGTCGGCATCCACATCACCCCGACAGAGAAACATGCCATAGACCATGCTATCAGGGTCTTGCCCAGCAGTGAAATTGTAGAAACCATTGCTGGTTGTCGAAGAAGCATTCGAGGATAGAGTGGAAAGGAGGAGCTTCCGGTTCTCTGTATACGCACTGCCACTGGTGCTGTTAGGATTATATGCTGTATTTCCGCAGTGGAATCCAAAAGGACCATCGGCATAACTCAGTCTCGTATTGTAGCTAACCAAAAAAATCAACAGGAAATACGAGAATAATATACTTTTGGAGATCATTTTGATGAGAATCAGGCAGATTATCAAAAGTATAAACAATTgtgaattttttatatttaggCCAAAGTATATGAAATCCGTTAGGCCAGGGTAGAAGTCGGATGGGAAGactttgaatatatatatatatatatattttgggtaGGTGAAGACTGAAGACTTTGAATTGGTAAGCTGGTCATCCTGCTCGACCGTGTTACGTACTTTTCATTTGCGAGAAGGGGAAATTTTATTGCGAAAAGTCTTTGCCAGTTATTGACGGAAGTCTTTGCCAGTTGTTGATTACTCAATGATTCATCATGTGATTATATGGAAGTGAAATTATTCGAGAAAGCTTTTTCTGGCTTTGATgtggattttttttgtttttgaattgtTGATTACTTTGATTAAGCAGCGTGATTATATGGAGTTGAGATTGGAGAAAGGGATTACGAAAACTTTACCGAGGGAGAGAGAAAGTTGGATTACAAAATATatggtcttctttttttttttttggttgataccaaattaaatttgtctttccaaaaaaaaaaatgtaattttctaGATTTTGCAACCAATGGTTAAACACATAATAATTGTCTATTTCAAATATACTATGATACTCAAACAAACAATAATGATATGTGATTTATTCCTTCCCAAATGCTCAATATATTGACTGGTCTATCACTCTATGGTGGACTTAGATAATTGTCTATTGAATAACAACCATTAGAGTATAAAATGGGGGGAAATTCCAACATGTCATTCTTAGTTTTAAGTTAGACAAATACTCATAAGAGATTGACGTTATTCTAAGTAGTAGTACTTTTCCTAAAAAGTAAGGTCCCGTTTGGATTGATACTtttaggagttttttttttgtagaaaaatatactgcagcgatttgatatatgtaaggtaaaaaagtaattgaaaaatatgttcatgaaaaacaaaaaatttttgtatggaaaattacaatccaaaaaattttgttttaattcaTCTCGACTTAAAGAGTTGAAACTCCAAATTTTAGAGATTTTGggtttaaaatttaaaatcgcTTCTCCTACTTCTCAAATCTCACATCTGTCCTGCTAGAAATAACTTTAAAAATATACAACAGTTTAAAGATATTTTCTTTATTACCATCATCTTTGACCTCGGAGACGGCTAAGGAGCTCTTTGTTATTAAAAAGAAATGCTCAACCAAAacgtactcttttttttttttttttttgaagagaaCTAAAACTTActctaaaataataaataatcaCACATTTTTCAGGATGTTTTGTTAAAAATAATTACACTTCAAAACATTCAAGCTTTAATGTCTTCAAGCCATGAATGAAAAATCCATTTGCATATCTTTTATTTCTTGAACAATCCAAAATAGGGGGAATATACGATGAGCCCAATCCCTCACGTATACAGCGATGAGCTTCACTTACCAAAGCCCAACTCATTGAAACAGCCATCTAGGAGGTCTTTTCACGCGATGAGCCCAAAAAGGAACTTGAGGCCGCATTAATCGATTCACATCTTTCTTTCCGTgttattttacattttttaatcTCCTTGGATTACAtctttgccttttttttcccccactCGTCatctctttttttaatttttgttaagttGGAGGTCGTGAATTAAGATATACTACTTACAATCCCTTATTCCTCCCACCTTACCATCCAATCCAACTCTTCCCCTTCCCCGCACATCTTTGTTTGTTACTTGTActatgtttcttttttctttttcttttttactatAACAGTTAAAATTGCTATAAAAAAAACTTAATATAAAaacaataattttattaaatcaCTAGAGTGAGTCTACTGGTTAGGGAAGATTTCTTAAGATTTTTTCGCTATCAAATTCAGGATTCAAAACTTGTGACAAATAGTCCAGTGTGAAAAGGGATgggaagattaaaaaaaaatcactaggaTTAGATCAATGGTTAGGGGAGGGCTTTTAAAATCTTCCTCGTTGAATCAGAATTCGAATATTGTGCCTAACAATTGGATATTGAACCAAAGAAGagtttttagaatttttcttcCTATCAGGTGGTTGAAGGTTCTAATCTTGTAGTATTCCTTATTATTAGGTGATTCATTTGTTCTGATCGTATACCTGATGGTTGGGTTTCCTTATTATCAGGTGATTCATTTGTTCTAATCTTTTATACCTGATAGTTGGGAGTACGTAGAAAGAAATGGGTGGTTTCAGGTTTTAATCTTATGGTTGATAGTTGGTGCAGAAGTTGAACGTAGAGAGAGGGGGTGGAATACAGATTGAACGAGGAagcattgtcctaaaatttaGGAATTGCATCTTTTGGGCACTGTACAGCCTTTTTGTTAACAACTGCACGAGAGCCACACTTGCTACTTTTCTTTCCCAAGTCCATAAATAGAATTTGTCTAATCAAAGGAGTTATTTTCTACATTCTTGTTCTTGGTGCAATAGCAATATAAGATTTGAGGGACCAATCTAGCTTGTTGTCCGTTGGCGAACGACCTACTatagaaagaaacaaaatacagTATGCTATATATAGACTAATTTTTTTCGCAAGACCTACTATATATAGTCTACCTAACATTTTGTAACGGAAGAATTGCCATCTTATCAATCGACAATATTGCTCCGCTAGTAGCTAGTTCAAAAGCGAACGCTATGTAACTTAGCGGTTCATATTGGAGAAACTGTCAGAACCCAGCTTCAAGAAGAAGATACAAAGAAGActagttgaagaagaagaaggaaaaggaggAATCGAGGAAGAACAGGGAGAGACAGAGGAActagaaaaaagagagaaattgacttgaaaaTTCTGATATTGTCTAATGGCTTTCCACCATTtacaactatatatatatatatatatatatatatatgcttatCTTTACCAATCAATCCAAAGCCCTCCACTAAACTACAATATTAACAACTAAGAATTTGGATTATCTAATACATTTGGGGCCATGACAGAAACTTACAAGCATACGTGTTTGCTCTCTTTTTCCATGACCCCAGATTTGTTAAGTTTGGCTTAGGGATGCTAATGGGCActtgttatttttgttaataTTTTGCAATATGAAAGTTAATTAATGTAATAAATATGAATATGTGAATTCAGAAAGTAAATTATCTGTAATTTATATAGTCTAATGCGTTAGAAAAATACTCTATTTACTATTTAATCTTTTTGACAACTAATGGCAAAACACTAAGGTCCTGTTTAATAACCCAATtcagtacttaaatttaatgaaataaaatcttaacatattcagaccgtttgacaacaaaaaaatttaacatctgaattaattaagtgacaccgAATTTTCTCGGtaaaacttgtttccaaaattaatcactgaatgtgatatgtactcaatgtattagatttaatacttaataattcaataatttaatggattcagatttcaaacttcaattt
This sequence is a window from Coffea eugenioides isolate CCC68of chromosome 7, Ceug_1.0, whole genome shotgun sequence. Protein-coding genes within it:
- the LOC113778130 gene encoding cysteine-rich receptor-like protein kinase 10, coding for MISKSILFSYFLLIFLVSYNTRLSYADGPFGFHCGNTAYNPNSTSGSAYTENRKLLLSTLSSNASSTTSNGFYNFTAGQDPDSMVYGMFLCRGDVDADACGQCVANASGEILKKCWNQTTAFTAYGLCLLRYSNESIFSRVTEGVPFITLIVANATDPDQFNRVLNDAMIDIASRAANANDPSGKKFAVKEASYAPFQKDIHALGQCTPDLTSLDCENCLRDAIAYIPTYCASSPGCNVIFPSCFIRYELYSFYNSSSPAPEPARNPGPPPPPSPPSPPSPSNSPSSEGGGGISTRTVVAIVVPISIIVLFIMGFCIARRSKKTHDAISETTGATEILTIESLQYKLSEIQAATNNFAIGNRVGEGGFGPVYKGTLPNGQEIAVKRLSRSSAQGTEEFKNEIALVARLQHRNLVRLLGFCLEGEERILIYEFITNKSLDYFLFDSKKQQLLDWLRRYKIIGGIARGLLYLHEDSRLRIIHRDLKASNVLLDGNMNPKIADFGMARLFEVDQSEGNTSRIAGTFGYMAPEYALHGLFSVKSDVFSFGVLVLEIVSGKKNNQFYQTHGGDDLLSYAWRQWRDGTPLALMDPTMGDSYARNEVIKSIHVALLCVQDEIEQRPTMASVVLMLNSYSVTLPVPNPPAYFGRSRTQNLPIDQPESGTSTNTKLLPGPSVNEVSNTELYPR